The Skermanella pratensis genome has a window encoding:
- a CDS encoding response regulator yields the protein MRVYARELNEHLPSLRRYARALTGSVERGDDLVTRCVEIAVMAPTRFGVPLAYAGGLYALLHALFDQDGEGRPDKSPHPIERALARRPEIERRLYLLVALEDLPVVEAAKLVDLTVAQATEKLTAVREFLRLAMTARVLVVEDNALAAVDLSEMISDMGHVVCGTAATEPEALALANAESPTLAVLDIRLARGGSGISVARMLRDRFAVPVIFVTAYAGDLRLLDEEGLGPVIRKPYTTTAVRDAISQAVFAPMPEMLLH from the coding sequence ATGCGTGTCTATGCACGGGAATTGAACGAGCATCTGCCGAGCCTCCGACGGTACGCGCGCGCCCTGACCGGGTCGGTCGAGCGGGGTGACGACTTGGTGACGCGCTGCGTCGAAATCGCCGTCATGGCGCCGACCCGCTTCGGCGTGCCGCTGGCATACGCCGGCGGCCTCTACGCTCTCCTGCATGCATTGTTCGACCAGGACGGGGAGGGCAGGCCGGACAAGTCGCCGCACCCGATCGAGCGGGCGCTGGCCCGCCGGCCGGAGATCGAGAGGCGGCTTTACCTGCTGGTCGCCCTGGAGGACCTCCCCGTCGTGGAGGCCGCCAAACTGGTCGACCTGACCGTCGCACAGGCGACGGAGAAGCTGACCGCGGTCCGGGAATTCCTGCGGCTCGCAATGACCGCGCGGGTGCTGGTGGTCGAGGACAATGCCCTCGCCGCGGTGGATCTCAGCGAGATGATCAGCGATATGGGGCACGTCGTCTGCGGAACGGCCGCGACGGAGCCAGAGGCCCTGGCGCTTGCAAATGCGGAAAGCCCCACGCTGGCGGTGCTCGATATCCGCCTGGCGCGCGGCGGAAGCGGCATATCGGTGGCGCGGATGCTGCGCGACCGTTTCGCCGTCCCGGTGATCTTCGTGACAGCCTACGCCGGCGACCTGCGCCTTCTCGACGAGGAGGGTCTGGGGCCGGTCATCCGAAAGCCCTATACGACCACCGCGGTCCGGGACGCCATCTCGCAGGCGGTGTTCGCGCCGATGCCCGAGATGCTTCTGCATTGA
- a CDS encoding phage holin family protein — protein sequence MTGRPDDSFRGYDDPQPTGADRPLTGLLTELANETTTLVRKEVELAKVEMSEKVNQATTGAVSLAAGGMVAFAGVIFLLLALTYYLATLMEPWLAALIVGGVVTVIGIILVSMGKSKLAAKNLQPNRTISTLQDDKDWAKAQMGR from the coding sequence ATGACCGGCAGGCCGGACGACAGTTTCCGCGGATATGACGATCCGCAGCCGACTGGTGCCGACCGGCCGCTGACCGGATTGCTGACCGAACTCGCCAACGAGACCACCACCCTGGTCCGGAAGGAGGTCGAACTCGCCAAGGTCGAGATGTCCGAGAAGGTCAACCAGGCGACGACCGGAGCGGTCTCGCTGGCCGCCGGCGGCATGGTCGCCTTCGCGGGCGTGATCTTCCTGCTGCTCGCCCTGACCTACTATCTGGCGACGCTGATGGAGCCGTGGCTGGCCGCGCTGATCGTCGGCGGCGTCGTGACGGTGATCGGAATCATCCTGGTGTCGATGGGCAAGAGCAAGCTGGCGGCCAAGAACCTCCAGCCGAACCGCACCATTTCGACCCTCCAGGACGACAAGGATTGGGCGAAGGCACAGATGGGCCGCTGA
- a CDS encoding response regulator transcription factor, translating into MATASTNPAAGVVPSKVALVDDDDLFRESLGMNLADEGYEVIPFDRGAPALDYFLRGGNADVVLLDWRMPKMDGIDVLRQLRASGIEVPVIFLTVLSDQIYEEAALAGGAVDFVEKSRSLPILLKRMQLILGGRKTGPDEGDSAVMPGAQPGAAPAGGGNPNLFNRGELELRLDGSRAFWKGTRVDLTLTEFNIVRLMATRPGEDISYREIYDLVHGKGFVAGYGPAGYRANVRAFIKRIRQKFRMVDGDFDLIDNYPGFGYRWSDDPVGGDADGDDDLRGHAGGLS; encoded by the coding sequence ATGGCAACCGCATCAACTAACCCGGCTGCCGGCGTCGTGCCGTCCAAGGTCGCCCTGGTCGACGACGACGACCTGTTCCGGGAGTCGTTGGGCATGAACCTGGCCGACGAGGGATACGAGGTGATCCCCTTCGACCGCGGCGCTCCGGCGCTCGACTATTTCCTGCGCGGCGGAAACGCCGACGTGGTCCTGCTCGACTGGCGCATGCCCAAGATGGACGGCATCGACGTGCTGCGCCAGCTCCGGGCTAGCGGCATCGAGGTGCCGGTGATCTTCCTGACCGTGCTGTCGGACCAGATCTACGAGGAGGCGGCGCTGGCCGGCGGCGCGGTCGATTTCGTCGAGAAATCCCGGTCGCTGCCGATCCTGCTGAAGCGCATGCAGCTCATCCTGGGCGGGCGCAAGACCGGCCCGGACGAGGGCGATTCCGCCGTGATGCCGGGCGCTCAGCCCGGTGCGGCGCCTGCGGGCGGCGGCAATCCCAACCTGTTCAACCGCGGCGAGCTTGAGCTGCGGCTCGACGGCAGCCGGGCCTTCTGGAAGGGCACCCGGGTCGACCTGACCCTGACCGAGTTCAACATCGTGCGGCTGATGGCGACCCGGCCGGGCGAGGATATCTCCTATCGCGAGATCTACGACCTGGTGCACGGCAAGGGTTTCGTCGCCGGCTACGGTCCGGCCGGATACCGGGCCAATGTCCGCGCCTTCATCAAGCGCATCCGCCAGAAGTTCAGGATGGTCGACGGCGATTTCGACCTGATCGACAACTATCCCGGGTTCGGCTACCGCTGGAGCGACGATCCGGTCGGCGGCGATGCGGACGGCGACGACGATCTGCGGGGGCACGCGGGAGGCTTGAGTTGA
- the amt gene encoding ammonium transporter yields the protein MDPAGQYMDVLWLSVAAILVFLMQAGFACLEGGLVRAKNSINVVIKNLVDFLIAAFSFWLIGFALMFGASWAGLIGTSGFLFDGGETPWSGAFFFFQMMFCGTATTIVSGAVAERMRFAGYFLCAAILSTLIYPVVGHWSWAGLETGQAFGWLASLGFIDFAGSTVVHSVGGWIALAAILVIGPRSGRFGPEPGSGNKEIEGHNLPVAVLGVFLLWVGWFGFNAGSTLRLSPEIPRILINTVLAPVAGGLAALLITWSVHRKPKVEIIMNGVLGGLVGITAPCHVVGPAGALAIGAVSGIILFVGMRVLEEVRVDDAVSAVPVHLMCGIWGTLAVALIGRPELWNNGHTRWEQFLIQLGGIGAIGAFSFGGGLALLSLVNRLYPLRVSREDERIGLNVAEHGANTALLRLLVEMDRQRRDGDFSRPVQVDAETEAGQIATLYNRVLERVRVETRRREKAVQDMRVAKEAAEQANKAKSHFLASMSHELRTPLNAVIGFSEMINQEVFGPLGNERYREYITDIHASGTHLLNLINDLLDLSKIEARKYELNEQDIDLAVIALAAGRFIQKPVHDKRLKFNTHIPPNLPILRGDERVLRQVLLNLLSNAVKFTPRGGSVDLKLECEPDGRVAITVSDTGIGIARKDLARVMEPFGQVNGKLQQETSGTGLGLPLTRSLVRLHGGTMVLRSAEQAGTHVTVRLPLWRIVRRGRHVA from the coding sequence ATGGATCCGGCGGGTCAATACATGGACGTGCTCTGGCTCAGCGTCGCCGCCATCCTCGTCTTCCTGATGCAGGCCGGGTTCGCGTGCCTCGAAGGGGGCCTCGTCCGTGCCAAGAACAGCATCAACGTCGTCATCAAGAACCTGGTCGATTTCCTGATCGCCGCCTTCAGTTTCTGGCTGATCGGCTTCGCCCTGATGTTCGGGGCAAGCTGGGCCGGCCTGATCGGCACCAGCGGCTTCCTGTTCGACGGCGGCGAGACGCCCTGGTCGGGAGCATTCTTCTTCTTCCAGATGATGTTCTGCGGCACGGCCACCACGATCGTCTCGGGAGCGGTGGCGGAACGCATGCGGTTCGCGGGCTACTTCCTGTGCGCCGCCATCCTCTCGACCCTGATCTACCCGGTGGTCGGCCACTGGAGCTGGGCAGGCCTGGAGACGGGCCAGGCCTTCGGCTGGCTCGCGTCCCTGGGTTTCATAGATTTCGCCGGATCGACCGTCGTTCACAGCGTCGGCGGCTGGATCGCGCTGGCGGCCATCCTGGTGATCGGCCCGCGGTCCGGCCGCTTCGGTCCCGAGCCCGGCTCCGGGAACAAGGAGATCGAAGGACACAACCTGCCGGTCGCGGTGCTCGGCGTCTTCCTGCTGTGGGTCGGCTGGTTCGGGTTCAATGCAGGCAGCACGCTCAGGCTGAGCCCGGAGATCCCCCGCATCCTGATCAACACCGTCCTGGCGCCCGTGGCGGGCGGCCTCGCGGCCCTGCTGATCACCTGGAGCGTCCACCGCAAGCCGAAGGTGGAGATCATCATGAACGGCGTGCTGGGCGGCCTGGTGGGCATCACGGCTCCCTGCCACGTGGTCGGCCCCGCGGGGGCCCTGGCGATCGGCGCGGTTTCCGGGATCATCCTGTTCGTCGGCATGCGTGTGCTGGAGGAGGTCCGCGTCGACGACGCCGTGTCGGCGGTCCCCGTCCACCTGATGTGCGGGATCTGGGGAACGCTGGCGGTGGCCCTGATCGGCCGGCCGGAGCTGTGGAACAACGGCCATACCCGCTGGGAACAGTTCCTCATCCAGCTCGGCGGCATCGGCGCGATCGGCGCCTTCTCGTTCGGCGGCGGCCTCGCCCTCCTGTCGCTGGTCAACCGCCTGTATCCGCTGCGGGTCTCGCGGGAGGACGAGCGGATCGGCCTGAACGTCGCCGAGCACGGGGCGAACACCGCCTTGCTGCGGCTGCTGGTGGAGATGGACCGGCAGAGGCGCGACGGCGACTTCTCCCGCCCGGTCCAGGTGGACGCGGAAACCGAGGCCGGGCAGATCGCCACGCTCTACAACCGGGTGCTCGAGCGGGTGCGGGTGGAGACCAGGCGGCGGGAGAAGGCGGTGCAGGACATGCGCGTCGCCAAGGAGGCGGCGGAGCAGGCCAACAAGGCGAAGTCGCACTTCCTGGCCAGCATGAGCCACGAGTTGCGCACGCCGCTGAACGCAGTCATCGGCTTTTCCGAAATGATCAACCAGGAAGTCTTCGGCCCATTGGGCAACGAGCGGTACCGCGAGTACATCACCGACATCCACGCGAGCGGGACCCATCTGCTGAACCTGATCAACGACCTGCTCGACCTCTCGAAGATCGAGGCGCGGAAGTACGAGCTGAACGAGCAGGATATCGACCTGGCCGTGATCGCCCTGGCGGCTGGCCGCTTCATCCAGAAGCCGGTGCACGACAAGCGGCTGAAGTTCAACACCCACATCCCGCCGAACCTGCCCATCCTGCGCGGCGACGAGCGGGTGCTGCGCCAGGTGCTGCTCAACCTGCTTTCCAATGCCGTCAAGTTCACGCCGCGCGGCGGCTCCGTCGACCTGAAGCTCGAGTGCGAGCCCGACGGCCGCGTGGCGATCACCGTCAGCGACACCGGGATCGGCATCGCCCGGAAGGACCTTGCCCGCGTCATGGAGCCGTTCGGACAGGTCAACGGCAAGTTGCAACAGGAAACGTCGGGAACCGGCCTGGGACTGCCGCTGACCCGGTCCCTGGTCCGCCTGCACGGCGGCACCATGGTGCTGCGCAGCGCGGAGCAAGCGGGCACCCATGTCACCGTCCGGCTGCCGCTGTGGCGGATCGTCCGACGGGGCCGCCACGTCGCCTGA
- a CDS encoding glycosyltransferase family 4 protein, whose amino-acid sequence MRFAKIANRLGSRYRHTIVAVDGNTDCLDRLDPGLDVTLLPVEVEKGRAFSLRNLLRFRKVLRDRRPDLLLTYAWGAVEWGLANRLPALCPHLHFEDGFGPDEAIGRHFRRRIWFRRVALAGPTEVIVPSRLLEGIALESWRIPRQRVRFIPNGIDCARFAAAPDGTALPPRRPGELLVGSVGTLRREKNFGRLLRAFAALPPTPAVRLALIGDGPDRPALEAAARGLGIEDRVDFAGNMMNPARALGLLDVFAISSDTEQMPLSLLEAMAAARPVVSTDVGDVRAMVTDENRPLVVSRDDEAALTAALHRLLTDATLRRRLGNANRARVVREYDEGSMLETYDRLFEDFSRRSSERAA is encoded by the coding sequence ATGCGTTTCGCGAAGATCGCGAACCGCTTGGGATCGCGCTACCGGCATACCATCGTGGCGGTGGACGGCAACACCGATTGCCTCGACCGGCTGGACCCCGGCCTTGACGTGACGCTGCTTCCGGTGGAGGTCGAGAAGGGCAGGGCCTTCAGCCTGCGCAACCTGTTGCGCTTCCGGAAGGTGCTGCGGGACCGACGGCCCGACCTGCTGCTGACCTATGCCTGGGGCGCGGTCGAATGGGGGCTGGCGAACCGGCTCCCGGCCCTCTGCCCGCACCTGCATTTCGAGGACGGTTTCGGGCCGGACGAGGCGATCGGGCGGCATTTCCGCCGGCGCATCTGGTTCCGGCGGGTGGCTCTGGCCGGACCCACGGAAGTGATCGTGCCGAGCCGGCTGCTCGAAGGGATCGCGCTGGAGAGCTGGCGGATCCCGCGGCAGCGCGTCCGCTTCATCCCGAACGGGATCGACTGCGCACGGTTCGCCGCCGCTCCCGACGGGACGGCGCTGCCGCCGCGTCGCCCCGGCGAGCTGCTGGTCGGGTCGGTCGGGACGCTCCGCCGCGAGAAGAATTTCGGTCGCCTGCTGCGCGCCTTCGCGGCGTTGCCCCCAACGCCGGCGGTCCGGCTGGCCCTGATCGGCGACGGTCCCGACCGGCCGGCCTTGGAGGCGGCCGCCCGCGGCCTCGGCATCGAGGACCGGGTCGATTTCGCGGGCAACATGATGAACCCGGCGCGGGCGCTGGGCCTGCTTGACGTCTTCGCGATCTCGTCCGACACCGAGCAGATGCCGCTGAGCCTGCTGGAGGCCATGGCGGCGGCCCGGCCCGTCGTCTCGACGGATGTCGGCGACGTGAGGGCCATGGTCACCGACGAGAACCGGCCGCTCGTGGTGAGCCGGGATGACGAGGCGGCGTTGACCGCGGCGCTCCACCGCCTGCTGACCGACGCGACGCTCCGCCGCCGGCTGGGTAACGCGAACCGCGCCCGCGTCGTCAGGGAATATGACGAAGGTTCGATGCTGGAGACCTACGACCGGCTCTTCGAGGACTTCAGCCGCCGGTCGTCGGAACGTGCGGCTTGA
- a CDS encoding DMT family transporter: MAQVSLAPTGRPVWVRLTPAVFVLLWSTGFIGAKFGLPYAEPLTFLLIRLSLVAAVLAVVALATRAPWPRRWSEALHIVVAGLLVHGVYLGGVFTGIANGLPAGVAALIVGLQPLLTASASGRILGETVSARQWLGLALGLCGVLLVVWENLSLQADYLSGVALCAAALVGITIGTLYQKRFCGGMDLRSGTALQYAATSVALLALALRFETMEVRWTGEFLFALAWLGLVLSVGAVFLLYILIRRGAAAQVASLFYLVPPATAVIAYLMFDERLGLLALSGMAVTAAGVGLVNRRR, from the coding sequence ATGGCACAAGTCTCCCTGGCTCCGACCGGCCGCCCGGTTTGGGTGCGGCTGACCCCGGCGGTCTTCGTCCTTCTGTGGAGCACGGGCTTCATCGGCGCCAAGTTTGGACTGCCCTATGCGGAGCCACTGACCTTCCTGCTGATCCGTCTCTCGCTGGTGGCGGCCGTGCTGGCCGTAGTGGCGCTGGCGACCCGCGCGCCCTGGCCGCGCCGCTGGAGCGAGGCGCTCCACATCGTCGTGGCCGGCCTGCTGGTCCACGGCGTCTATCTCGGCGGAGTCTTCACCGGCATCGCCAACGGCCTGCCGGCCGGCGTTGCGGCGCTGATCGTCGGGCTCCAGCCCCTGCTCACGGCGTCGGCGTCGGGCCGGATACTGGGCGAAACGGTCAGCGCCCGGCAGTGGCTCGGCCTCGCGCTCGGACTGTGCGGCGTCCTGCTGGTCGTCTGGGAGAATCTGTCACTGCAGGCCGACTACTTGTCCGGCGTGGCGCTGTGCGCCGCCGCCCTGGTCGGCATCACCATCGGAACGCTGTACCAGAAGCGCTTCTGCGGCGGGATGGACTTGCGGAGCGGGACCGCCCTCCAGTACGCCGCGACCAGCGTCGCCCTCCTGGCCTTGGCGTTGCGGTTTGAGACGATGGAGGTCCGGTGGACCGGCGAGTTCCTGTTCGCTCTCGCCTGGCTCGGGCTGGTGCTCTCGGTCGGGGCGGTTTTCCTGCTCTACATCCTGATCCGCCGTGGCGCCGCGGCACAGGTCGCCAGCCTGTTCTATCTCGTGCCCCCGGCCACGGCGGTCATAGCCTACCTGATGTTCGACGAGCGCCTGGGTCTGCTGGCGCTGTCCGGCATGGCAGTCACCGCCGCCGGCGTCGGCCTCGTCAACCGGCGACGCTGA
- a CDS encoding HpcH/HpaI aldolase family protein, whose product MKENKLRSIWRDGGSALNCWLSIPDGYAAETMAHQGWDSLTIDMQHGVIDYRASVAMMTAISTTAVAPLVRVPWLDEGYVMKALDAGAAGIICPMVNSRAEAERLVGACRYPPQGYRSFGPNRAMLTSGGDYPEHANASVVVFAMIETKEALENLDDILGTPGLDAIYIGPADLCYALTGKFGFDHTEPPLYDAIMDIRARAAARGVMPGIHCGSATYARRMVELGYRFVTAGSDVHLMAAGARAAVLEAAGQGASPERPSDGKAVGLY is encoded by the coding sequence ATGAAAGAGAACAAACTTCGCTCGATCTGGCGTGACGGCGGCAGTGCCCTGAACTGCTGGCTGTCGATCCCGGACGGGTACGCGGCGGAGACCATGGCGCATCAGGGCTGGGACAGCTTGACCATCGACATGCAGCACGGCGTGATCGACTACCGCGCCTCGGTCGCCATGATGACCGCGATCTCGACCACCGCCGTGGCGCCGCTGGTGCGGGTGCCCTGGCTGGACGAGGGATACGTCATGAAGGCGCTGGACGCCGGTGCCGCCGGCATCATCTGTCCCATGGTGAACAGCAGGGCGGAGGCGGAGCGCCTTGTGGGCGCCTGCCGCTACCCGCCGCAAGGCTACAGGAGCTTCGGGCCGAACCGGGCGATGCTGACCTCGGGCGGGGATTATCCCGAGCATGCCAATGCCAGCGTCGTCGTCTTCGCGATGATCGAGACGAAGGAGGCGCTGGAGAACCTGGACGACATCCTCGGCACGCCGGGGCTGGACGCGATCTATATCGGTCCGGCGGATCTTTGCTACGCGCTGACCGGCAAGTTCGGCTTCGACCATACGGAGCCGCCGCTCTACGATGCTATCATGGACATCCGGGCGCGGGCCGCGGCGCGCGGCGTCATGCCGGGTATCCATTGCGGTTCCGCGACTTACGCCCGGCGGATGGTCGAACTGGGCTACCGGTTCGTGACCGCCGGCTCCGACGTCCATCTGATGGCGGCCGGCGCCCGCGCGGCGGTGCTTGAAGCGGCCGGGCAGGGGGCCTCGCCGGAGAGGCCTTCGGACGGAAAGGCGGTCGGCCTCTACTGA
- a CDS encoding sensor histidine kinase, with the protein MAQPRAKTGGRWLLRSLASRLVLVSVVFIAVPILIYQQFRAADEDKQTLLLQSAQQQGQLIARALEPLLAKADATLLTRLGEELARFADENTRLKLLLRPKGVPGAQGFYYVGAAPQAPNVNLDIERQRLLEQGILARLADTCSGNQPLAIRLQTASGALEVLTSITPINSPFGCWAVVTSHSTPTYLGSSIGQPYWQTPEVQAAALIYLAMAALVLLLFLGVWSNLRRFGLLARQIGNHDGNGRSSFAEQNTVPELRSVAEDFDRLVDTLRSSADNLRRAAEDNAHAFKTPIAVIRQSLEPLKRIIPGSDGRGPRAIDMIDRSLDRLDGLVSFARRMDEAAADLLEPPRRKVDLSELLEDMLSGYAGLLAERHLHLRLLITPHVVVRAGEDLLETVVENIVENAISFSPIDGSIQVRLARSGTMAVLTVEDEGPGVDPSNIERIFERYFSQRDATDAAEHRTLDATGTDGGRTVVPFDQPVQPAGTGDSLHFGIGLWIVRRNIEAIGGRVTARNRDAGGLLIRVDLPMAL; encoded by the coding sequence ATGGCCCAGCCGCGGGCAAAGACCGGCGGCCGTTGGCTTCTGCGCTCGCTGGCCAGCCGGCTGGTGCTTGTTTCGGTCGTCTTCATCGCCGTGCCCATCCTGATCTACCAGCAGTTCCGGGCGGCCGACGAGGACAAACAGACCCTGCTTCTCCAGAGTGCCCAGCAACAGGGCCAGCTGATCGCCCGCGCGCTCGAGCCGTTGCTCGCGAAGGCGGATGCCACCCTGCTGACGCGGCTGGGAGAGGAACTCGCCCGGTTCGCCGACGAGAACACCCGGCTGAAGCTGCTGCTTCGGCCGAAGGGGGTTCCGGGTGCCCAGGGCTTCTACTATGTCGGCGCGGCGCCGCAGGCCCCCAACGTGAACCTCGACATCGAGCGCCAGCGCCTGCTGGAACAGGGCATCCTGGCCCGTCTGGCGGATACCTGCAGCGGCAACCAGCCCCTGGCGATCCGGCTACAGACCGCGTCGGGCGCGCTGGAGGTCCTGACTTCCATCACGCCGATCAACAGTCCTTTCGGCTGCTGGGCCGTCGTGACGTCCCATTCGACACCGACATATCTCGGCTCCTCGATCGGCCAGCCCTACTGGCAGACGCCGGAGGTTCAGGCCGCGGCCCTGATCTATCTCGCCATGGCGGCGCTGGTGCTGCTGCTGTTCCTGGGGGTCTGGAGCAACCTGCGGCGCTTCGGCCTGCTGGCCCGCCAGATCGGGAACCATGACGGCAACGGCCGGTCCTCCTTCGCCGAGCAGAACACCGTGCCGGAACTGCGCAGCGTCGCCGAGGATTTCGACCGGCTGGTCGACACCCTGCGCAGCTCGGCCGACAACCTGCGCCGCGCCGCCGAGGACAACGCCCACGCGTTCAAGACGCCGATCGCGGTGATCCGCCAATCGCTGGAGCCCCTGAAGCGGATCATTCCCGGCAGCGACGGGCGGGGGCCGCGGGCCATCGACATGATAGACCGCTCGCTCGACCGGCTGGACGGCCTGGTGTCCTTCGCCCGGCGCATGGACGAGGCCGCGGCCGACCTGCTGGAGCCGCCGCGCCGCAAGGTGGACCTGTCGGAGTTACTGGAGGACATGCTGAGCGGCTATGCCGGCCTGCTGGCGGAACGGCACCTGCACCTCAGGCTTCTGATCACGCCGCACGTCGTCGTGCGGGCCGGCGAGGACCTTCTGGAAACCGTCGTCGAGAACATCGTGGAGAACGCGATCAGCTTCTCCCCAATCGACGGCAGCATCCAGGTACGCCTGGCACGGTCCGGCACCATGGCGGTGCTGACGGTCGAGGACGAAGGTCCCGGGGTCGATCCGTCCAACATCGAGCGCATCTTCGAACGGTATTTTTCGCAGCGCGACGCGACCGACGCGGCGGAACACCGGACACTGGACGCGACGGGCACCGATGGCGGGCGGACGGTGGTTCCCTTCGACCAGCCGGTCCAGCCGGCGGGGACCGGCGACTCGCTCCATTTCGGCATCGGCCTGTGGATCGTCCGGCGGAACATCGAGGCGATCGGCGGTCGGGTCACGGCGAGGAACCGGGACGCCGGAGGATTGTTGATCAGGGTCGACCTGCCGATGGCGCTTTAG
- a CDS encoding thermonuclease family protein, with protein MEGDVLTLNGTMVRLRGIDAPDAGQICRSLRGVEYDCFAASRDQLQSMLDLGPVTCRVSELDRSQQRVGVCRVLGKDLAAAMLVRGWAFAYSHLSHDYHGLEARAQSRRAGMWAGRVEAPWLWRTRKLNEKGVSER; from the coding sequence ATGGAAGGGGACGTGCTCACGCTGAACGGCACCATGGTGCGCCTGCGCGGGATCGATGCTCCGGATGCCGGGCAGATCTGCCGATCCCTGCGCGGGGTCGAGTACGACTGCTTCGCCGCGTCCCGCGACCAGCTGCAATCCATGCTGGACCTGGGGCCGGTGACCTGCAGGGTCAGCGAACTGGACCGTTCGCAGCAGCGTGTCGGCGTTTGCAGGGTCCTGGGGAAGGATCTGGCGGCGGCGATGCTCGTGCGGGGCTGGGCCTTCGCCTACAGCCATCTCAGCCATGACTATCACGGGCTCGAAGCCCGGGCGCAGTCGCGCCGCGCGGGCATGTGGGCCGGACGGGTCGAGGCGCCCTGGCTCTGGCGGACGCGCAAGCTCAATGAGAAGGGTGTCTCCGAACGTTAA